One window of Chamaesiphon minutus PCC 6605 genomic DNA carries:
- a CDS encoding DUF1995 family protein — MPQLPTTLEESIALAQAATLAAIADGHKRITVEIVIPELKSMGLARQFLESFSDRGNTLKVLFTDTGAAALAKRDWQGVNFKIEDLGNSRSPITDKIQAEDELYIAIDPSAVEVEQVEKLCNAAGDRPVILFLPKLEDAAIVGIGYAARQLRDRFLTTLTCAYYIKPLEASALYRCYPAQWQVWQEQDDDYILLAECPQKPVGDELDEILNPSTLGDNATPAKSPGVFASLGRFLRTLSR, encoded by the coding sequence ATGCCACAACTACCAACCACTCTCGAAGAATCGATCGCGTTAGCTCAGGCTGCGACTTTAGCGGCGATCGCTGATGGACACAAACGGATTACAGTCGAGATTGTCATCCCCGAACTCAAGTCGATGGGTTTGGCGCGGCAATTTCTCGAATCATTTAGCGATCGTGGGAATACGCTCAAGGTATTATTTACCGATACTGGCGCAGCCGCTTTAGCCAAACGTGATTGGCAAGGTGTTAATTTTAAGATCGAAGATCTGGGCAATAGTCGATCGCCGATAACCGATAAAATTCAAGCTGAAGACGAGTTATATATCGCCATCGATCCTTCGGCTGTCGAAGTCGAGCAGGTAGAAAAGTTATGCAATGCCGCAGGCGATCGTCCGGTAATATTATTCTTACCCAAACTCGAAGATGCCGCGATCGTGGGGATTGGCTATGCTGCCAGACAACTGCGCGATCGGTTTCTCACGACTCTCACCTGCGCCTACTATATCAAACCCCTCGAAGCATCTGCGCTCTACCGCTGCTATCCGGCTCAATGGCAGGTGTGGCAAGAGCAGGATGATGATTATATCCTCTTGGCGGAATGCCCCCAGAAACCCGTCGGCGACGAGCTAGATGAGATCCTCAATCCCTCCACTTTAGGAGATAATGCCACTCCCGCCAAATCTCCTGGTGTATTCGCTAGTTTGGGTCGATTTTTACGGACTTTGAGTAGATAA
- a CDS encoding C40 family peptidase, whose product MYQKILVCALLISASILPANANSEERDEIFTSEDLYTVAAEAKSWQGTRYRYGGKDKNGIDCSHFVYAVYNRIFEGYDYRMADEYLHDSDFSPTKSPLVGDVIIFPAVGSSSAHMGIITDVQGKKFIGAQTSTGVKEASFASGSYWGKRPYRILSLLPSD is encoded by the coding sequence ATGTACCAAAAAATTCTAGTCTGTGCGTTGCTAATCTCCGCCTCAATCTTGCCTGCAAATGCCAATAGCGAAGAGCGCGATGAAATCTTCACCTCCGAAGATCTCTATACCGTCGCGGCAGAAGCAAAATCTTGGCAAGGCACTCGCTATCGATATGGCGGTAAAGACAAAAATGGTATTGACTGCTCCCACTTTGTCTATGCAGTCTATAACCGGATCTTTGAAGGCTACGATTACCGGATGGCTGATGAGTACTTGCACGATTCGGACTTTTCCCCAACTAAGTCCCCACTAGTGGGTGACGTGATTATTTTCCCAGCAGTTGGTAGTTCATCCGCACATATGGGCATTATCACCGACGTACAGGGCAAAAAATTCATCGGCGCGCAAACTAGTACTGGCGTAAAAGAAGCCAGCTTTGCCTCTGGAAGCTACTGGGGTAAACGTCCTTATCGGATTTTGTCTTTGTTGCCTTCGGATTAA
- a CDS encoding DNA-3-methyladenine glycosylase, whose protein sequence is MLGNYNPTGDYSTQAVIMERVIPTEWFDRSAVSVAPDLIGCTLVRQLPDGTQLRGMIVETEAYQEGDPACHAYRKQTKRNQIMFGGPGYVYVYLIYGMYHCVNVVTDRIGAPSAVLIRALELAPATLSAISLKPKEKPIRAAAGPGKLCLAMQISLDLYGTKLESGQAMWIEHRSIDWQAKLDIGTIELTQTTRIGLTQGVDLPWRWYVKGCKAVSVFEKLPLVGS, encoded by the coding sequence ATGCTAGGCAATTATAACCCTACAGGGGATTATTCTACTCAAGCTGTAATTATGGAACGAGTAATTCCCACTGAATGGTTCGATCGATCGGCTGTGAGCGTCGCACCAGATTTAATCGGCTGTACCTTAGTGCGCCAACTTCCCGACGGCACCCAATTACGCGGAATGATTGTCGAAACCGAAGCATATCAAGAAGGCGATCCGGCTTGTCATGCCTATCGCAAACAAACCAAGCGCAATCAGATTATGTTTGGTGGGCCAGGATATGTGTACGTGTATTTGATTTATGGGATGTATCACTGCGTCAATGTCGTAACCGATCGAATTGGCGCGCCCAGTGCGGTGCTAATTCGGGCACTAGAACTCGCACCAGCGACTTTAAGTGCAATTTCGCTAAAACCCAAGGAGAAGCCCATCCGCGCCGCCGCAGGGCCAGGGAAACTTTGTCTGGCGATGCAAATTAGCTTGGATCTCTACGGTACGAAACTAGAATCCGGACAAGCCATGTGGATCGAACATCGATCGATCGATTGGCAAGCCAAACTAGATATCGGTACCATCGAACTCACCCAAACCACCCGCATCGGGCTGACACAGGGAGTAGATTTACCATGGCGGTGGTATGTCAAAGGTTGTAAGGCAGTATCGGTGTTTGAGAAATTACCGCTCGTTGGCAGTTGA